The following are encoded in a window of Armatimonadota bacterium genomic DNA:
- a CDS encoding PDZ domain-containing protein produces the protein MTRASLIARGLGVALGACALAPAIAARESRVPAVVSAPGAGVMSLTEAQERASFVICLPTAPPADAGTPRILFAPAQQIEGVYVPDRVYVTYANGITLWQMPNLGQPLTQPSFPLRFGDRAGWAAQGPGPRRVTVEWIQGDTQLGLTAELRVEELLKLAGSAVQAAPGARMGAPSAARRRGWGRSVAADLPGGGVGLALTPGMPTTILSVEPGMPAARAGLRPGDTIVAADGRDVSLLHLPAMMELLRGAPGTSVKLTVARAGSTTPLQVTLKRVRLPLYDVEDMTLAQARAVMPFVLLAPQWLPPGYGLLTLSALTRNGKPVEARLLYAGAGKPLLIITQAGARSTAGPAPAPGLGARVAIGAATGTLTSAGAQAVLSWARGETAVSLQSRALGREAMLKTARSMR, from the coding sequence ATGACCCGGGCATCGCTGATCGCCAGGGGCCTGGGCGTAGCGCTGGGCGCGTGCGCGCTGGCGCCGGCGATTGCCGCTCGCGAATCGCGCGTTCCCGCCGTCGTCTCGGCGCCGGGAGCGGGAGTCATGTCGTTGACCGAGGCGCAGGAACGCGCCTCTTTCGTCATCTGCCTTCCCACGGCTCCGCCGGCGGACGCCGGAACCCCGCGTATCCTGTTTGCGCCCGCACAGCAGATCGAGGGGGTCTATGTGCCCGACCGCGTCTACGTCACCTATGCCAACGGCATCACCCTGTGGCAGATGCCAAATCTTGGTCAGCCGCTCACCCAACCCTCGTTTCCCCTCAGGTTCGGCGACCGTGCGGGATGGGCAGCGCAGGGCCCCGGGCCGCGACGGGTCACGGTCGAGTGGATCCAAGGCGATACGCAGCTCGGGCTGACAGCCGAGCTGCGCGTGGAGGAGCTCCTCAAGCTCGCGGGGTCGGCGGTGCAGGCGGCCCCCGGCGCGCGCATGGGTGCTCCCTCGGCGGCGCGCCGGCGGGGGTGGGGACGCTCCGTCGCCGCCGACCTCCCCGGCGGTGGAGTAGGCCTCGCCCTCACGCCCGGCATGCCGACAACCATCTTGTCGGTCGAGCCCGGCATGCCGGCGGCGCGCGCGGGACTGCGGCCGGGTGACACCATCGTCGCCGCAGACGGCCGCGACGTATCGCTGCTCCACCTGCCGGCGATGATGGAGCTGCTGCGCGGGGCGCCGGGCACATCGGTGAAGCTAACGGTGGCGCGCGCCGGGAGCACGACTCCCCTGCAGGTGACGCTCAAGCGAGTGCGCCTGCCGCTCTACGATGTGGAGGATATGACACTGGCCCAGGCGCGCGCAGTCATGCCGTTCGTCCTGCTGGCGCCGCAGTGGCTGCCGCCCGGCTACGGGCTGCTAACGCTCAGCGCGCTGACGCGTAACGGCAAGCCCGTGGAGGCGCGGCTGCTGTACGCGGGGGCCGGCAAGCCGCTGCTGATAATCACCCAGGCGGGAGCGCGCAGCACCGCCGGGCCGGCTCCGGCCCCCGGGTTGGGAGCGCGAGTCGCAATCGGCGCCGCGACTGGGACGCTGACCAGCGCGGGCGCGCAAGCGGTCCTCTCGTGGGCCCGCGGCGAAACCGCGGTGTCCCTGCAATCGCGCGCCCTCGGCCGCGAGGCGATGCTGAAAACCGCCCGCTCGATGCGTTAG
- a CDS encoding zf-HC2 domain-containing protein: protein MRCRDVIDRFSRYRDGDLGAGERRELEAHLGACVRCREEFAALEAVLRSLRELQAEPAPPALVGAVRARLQARGDGPRAVMVRWAVPVAAAALLAVAAFGVMHLTTREEPSFRSRTAAQAPARLRDDSGDALRQPPLRTPAPMTGAAAPSAERPAPPVHPGVPAATAAQPRGANGREPSRPSAGYAPTKAEAPAVSPLTLTGPPPMGTESPRASGAGAESAVTKGRTAAEQEEHVPSSAAPSVAAEPATPSLRAARAAVATPGEGKRAPAADLDDALRFGERAATSIAVTAQASHTQLSNRNLTLQLKPNDDVEDAQVSLRSADARSPEVVLWQGRLDKSRVNNVDVQVAAPGPDMATQQLVIRGAQVQPQAYYVFAPVSAERTEAAPAGAAGPSGPPGPMTRVSKGKPTASATWDEVLQGLASGQGVYVLAPEGFPTGRRAGLGARPAQKTIAKALERMGYALRGGEGTLTIWPVPQPPATPGRAKRSHP from the coding sequence ATGCGATGCCGTGATGTCATAGACCGGTTCTCCCGCTACCGCGACGGCGACCTGGGAGCGGGCGAGCGGCGCGAGCTGGAGGCGCACCTGGGGGCCTGCGTCCGCTGCCGGGAGGAGTTCGCCGCGTTGGAGGCGGTCCTGCGGTCCCTGCGCGAACTGCAAGCGGAGCCTGCGCCGCCGGCCCTGGTGGGCGCGGTGCGGGCGCGCCTGCAGGCGCGCGGCGACGGGCCGCGTGCGGTGATGGTGCGCTGGGCAGTGCCGGTAGCCGCCGCGGCCCTGCTGGCGGTCGCTGCCTTCGGTGTCATGCACCTGACGACACGTGAAGAACCGTCATTCCGCAGCCGAACCGCCGCACAGGCGCCCGCCCGGCTGCGCGACGACTCGGGTGACGCCCTGCGTCAACCACCCCTGCGGACTCCCGCTCCCATGACTGGTGCGGCCGCGCCGTCCGCAGAGCGCCCGGCGCCACCGGTCCACCCCGGCGTGCCGGCGGCGACCGCGGCCCAACCGCGCGGCGCCAATGGGCGCGAACCATCGCGCCCGTCCGCGGGGTACGCGCCAACGAAGGCTGAAGCGCCGGCCGTGTCGCCCTTGACTCTTACAGGGCCGCCGCCCATGGGGACGGAGTCCCCGCGCGCGTCCGGGGCTGGCGCCGAGAGCGCGGTCACCAAAGGCAGGACGGCCGCAGAGCAGGAGGAGCACGTTCCCTCCTCCGCGGCACCATCGGTCGCGGCGGAGCCGGCGACCCCGTCGCTGCGCGCCGCGCGCGCAGCCGTCGCTACCCCGGGCGAGGGCAAGCGTGCGCCTGCCGCCGATCTCGACGATGCGTTGCGGTTCGGCGAGCGGGCCGCTACCTCGATTGCGGTGACGGCCCAGGCCAGTCACACGCAGTTGTCCAACCGGAACCTGACGCTGCAGTTGAAGCCCAACGACGACGTGGAGGACGCCCAGGTGTCGCTGCGCAGTGCCGATGCGCGATCGCCCGAGGTCGTGCTGTGGCAGGGCCGACTCGACAAGAGCAGAGTCAACAACGTGGACGTGCAGGTGGCGGCGCCGGGCCCCGACATGGCAACGCAGCAGCTAGTCATACGCGGCGCCCAGGTGCAGCCGCAGGCTTACTACGTGTTCGCGCCCGTCTCCGCGGAGCGGACGGAAGCGGCGCCTGCCGGTGCTGCCGGGCCCTCCGGCCCCCCCGGGCCGATGACCAGAGTGAGCAAAGGGAAACCGACCGCTTCGGCCACGTGGGACGAGGTTTTGCAAGGTCTGGCATCGGGCCAAGGCGTGTACGTCCTGGCGCCGGAGGGCTTCCCGACCGGCCGCCGGGCCGGCCTCGGCGCGCGCCCCGCACAGAAGACGATAGCGAAGGCGCTGGAGCGGATGGGTTACGCGCTGCGCGGCGGAGAGGGGACGCTGACGATATGGCCGGTGCCCCAACCTCCTGCTACTCCGGGTCGCGCGAAACGGTCCCATCCATGA